From the Caldisericia bacterium genome, one window contains:
- a CDS encoding SPASM domain-containing protein has translation MREIEKKKNLSSKPPFFHKFSFLDRFFVFFPISGSLIEIDEKFFLNLNYDSEIKDPFFEEERKFWESFELSFDPPSNLKSLCLLISQTCNMKCDYCFVSEGTYGEKDSLMNEEISLKAVDFLIENSKTKNIEIDFFGGEPLLNWMVVKKTIEYGNKKAKESGKILRFSLTTNGILLNEEKLNFLKENFVSLIISLDGPKEINNIHRRLKNGLTSFDIIIKNLEKLKDYDGYYIRGTFTNKTKNIFKSAKYFYEQGYKNISLEPVILEKDNSLSLKESDIEEIKIEYEKLGELIYKEKLKGKILNFYHFNVDLSNGPCLGKMNFGCGAGVEYLAVDTKGDLYPCHFLKEFEEFKIGNIFDGIEENKRNYFIFLNDINSKENCKSCWSKFLCGGGCIAHSYFINKNPLKIPKDFCELQKKRLEIGLFLNSI, from the coding sequence GTGAGAGAGATAGAGAAGAAAAAAAATTTGTCTTCTAAACCTCCATTTTTTCATAAATTTTCTTTTTTAGACAGATTTTTTGTTTTTTTTCCTATATCTGGAAGTTTAATTGAAATTGACGAAAAATTTTTTTTAAATTTAAATTATGATAGTGAAATAAAAGATCCCTTTTTTGAAGAAGAGAGAAAATTTTGGGAAAGCTTTGAATTGAGTTTTGATCCACCAAGTAACTTAAAATCTTTATGCCTTCTCATATCACAAACATGTAATATGAAATGTGATTACTGTTTTGTAAGTGAAGGTACTTATGGAGAAAAAGATAGTTTAATGAATGAAGAAATAAGTTTGAAAGCAGTTGATTTTTTAATTGAAAATTCAAAAACTAAAAATATAGAAATTGATTTTTTTGGTGGAGAACCTCTTTTAAATTGGATGGTCGTTAAAAAAACAATTGAGTATGGTAATAAAAAAGCTAAAGAAAGCGGGAAAATTTTAAGATTTTCTTTAACAACAAATGGGATTTTGCTCAATGAAGAGAAATTAAATTTTTTAAAAGAAAATTTTGTTAGTTTAATAATATCGCTTGATGGCCCTAAAGAGATAAATAATATACACAGAAGACTCAAAAATGGTTTAACTTCTTTCGATATAATTATTAAAAATTTAGAAAAATTAAAAGATTATGATGGTTATTACATAAGAGGGACATTTACAAATAAAACTAAAAATATATTTAAAAGTGCAAAGTATTTTTATGAACAAGGTTATAAAAATATTTCTCTTGAACCTGTTATTTTAGAAAAAGACAATTCTTTAAGTTTAAAGGAGAGCGATATAGAAGAAATTAAAATTGAATATGAGAAACTTGGAGAATTAATTTATAAAGAGAAATTAAAAGGAAAAATTTTAAATTTTTATCATTTCAATGTAGATTTATCAAATGGTCCCTGTCTTGGTAAAATGAATTTTGGTTGTGGTGCAGGAGTGGAGTATTTAGCAGTTGATACAAAAGGAGATCTTTATCCTTGCCACTTTTTAAAAGAATTTGAAGAGTTTAAAATCGGGAATATATTTGATGGAATTGAGGAAAATAAGAGAAATTATTTTATTTTTTTAAATGATATTAATTCAAAAGAAAATTGTAAAAGTTGTTGGTCAAAATTTTTATGTGGTGGAGGTTGCATTGCTCATTCATATTTCATAAACAAAAATCCTTTAAAAATACCAAAAGATTTTTGTGAACTTCAAAAGAAAAGATTAGAAATAGGACTTTTTTTAAATAGTATATAA
- the scfA gene encoding six-cysteine ranthipeptide SCIFF, with protein sequence MIKIIKNKPFLSKKNFNCRECATPCKSACKTSMTVGNQNCERDREEKKFVF encoded by the coding sequence ATGATTAAAATAATTAAGAATAAACCTTTTTTAAGTAAAAAAAACTTTAATTGTAGAGAATGCGCAACTCCATGTAAATCTGCATGTAAAACATCAATGACAGTTGGTAATCAAAATTGTGAGAGAGATAGAGAAGAAAAAAAATTTGTCTTCTAA
- a CDS encoding xanthine dehydrogenase family protein subunit M: MKEFEYFRPKNLKETLELAKEFKENKRFLAGGTDLIVRLKENLIKEENIIDLKDIDELKGIRENGENIEIGPLVTFTEIIESDILNKYSPLLVLASKKMGSPQIRNKGTIGGNLCNASPAGDAIPPIMCEDAKLVLKSLNSERILNIEHFFIGPGKTVLNNDEILYKIIIKKWKISQFGYFNKLGQRNALTISIASNCIKIDKDGNFIKDIKISLGSVSPKVIRAKKVEEAILNSRKLDENELFKISSLVVNEIDPITDVRGSREYRMEVSKYLLFESLLILFNYSKE, encoded by the coding sequence ATGAAAGAGTTTGAATATTTTAGACCAAAAAATCTTAAAGAAACTTTAGAACTAGCAAAAGAATTTAAAGAAAATAAAAGATTTCTTGCAGGTGGGACAGATTTAATAGTAAGGTTAAAAGAAAATTTAATTAAAGAAGAAAATATAATTGATTTAAAAGATATAGATGAATTAAAAGGAATAAGAGAAAATGGAGAAAATATAGAGATAGGACCACTTGTTACATTTACAGAAATAATTGAATCTGATATTTTAAATAAATATTCACCACTTCTTGTTCTTGCTTCAAAAAAAATGGGTTCACCTCAAATAAGAAATAAGGGCACAATTGGTGGTAATTTATGTAATGCATCACCTGCAGGTGATGCAATTCCCCCAATTATGTGTGAAGATGCCAAACTTGTTTTAAAATCTTTAAATAGTGAAAGAATTTTGAATATTGAACACTTTTTTATTGGACCAGGTAAAACAGTCTTAAATAATGATGAAATACTTTACAAAATTATAATTAAAAAGTGGAAAATTTCTCAATTTGGTTATTTCAATAAACTTGGACAAAGAAACGCTTTAACTATATCTATTGCTTCAAATTGTATAAAAATTGACAAAGATGGTAATTTTATAAAAGATATAAAAATCTCTTTGGGTTCAGTTTCACCAAAAGTAATAAGAGCAAAAAAAGTTGAAGAGGCTATTTTAAATTCAAGAAAGTTAGATGAAAATGAATTATTTAAAATATCTTCACTTGTTGTAAATGAAATCGATCCAATAACTGATGTAAGAGGCTCAAGAGAATATAGAATGGAGGTTTCAAAATATCTTCTTTTTGAGAGTTTATTAATTCTATTCAATTATTCTAAGGAGTAA
- a CDS encoding copper amine oxidase N-terminal domain-containing protein, giving the protein MKRILIFILLIFLGISFLSIKVNANVIGATFNPITPGNQFTVGDDTAGKTNANWSITINFDNNLPILQNGDILIITFPLGFNFNSSTINITTNTIGATFGVITKSLNIINIPVTGNQTSSGQVVISINNSINTTKAGSLIGNLKLKRGASFIINFNNNFKVIPNLIQNIIISPNPYNSFVGETKNFVAESYDAYGNKRTKVQTLYGWEDKFDWSIIPISDPDPGAAIFTTTNTNTDNVSIQMTDWGHIQLKAQFPPGGSYTIYGITDIYIISQISQPKVDVNPPYAGSPAEYNIRFNLGPNGGVIGGVDSVTIIFPFDTFIPFGPPYFGALINGYPVSISYVSLRTIRLIFPYSLSNGSFVIITFPLNIGIINPSKSGTYNLQVYTSKEPTPVTSLPYTIYYSVISRPKVEVEPNVVDTEAKYTIEFNTGTAGALIKDYDVITIKFPDDTYIPGVADKNEVTINGFNPSDLIISTGRKITLKVSINISNNSSVKIVFTDKFGIKNPTKSGDYTLQVATSREPTFITSYSYKIVESIISDLKVVVSPPVTKVEAEYKISFKTGKHGSLLEGEEIYLKFPSYTKLPNEIDKNLILVNGINLTKSPVVDNSNKILTIKIPVKVGNEEKVEIIISKEAGIKNPDNPGEYRLRAWTSKEKTEVLSSPYTLIESILSSISTKAIPPSTKRAISLEIVLKTGPGGSLNVNDYIYIKFPQKVELPQNIKQDLIKIKGIPLSKSVNISKDKSMLTIQTPVPIGREEDFVIYISQDTNIKFIDEGEYYLTVYTSKEPTPINTKTFLIYPQPETKIILSRPEPDGMNGFYKTTPVITFTSSSKYDKEPTIFYKWDNGPWNEYKGLLTPPEGIHTLYYFAKDKLGSEEEIKEKSFKVDTTIPKINSINIQDGMYFNKEKIELSGSVSESSSILLIQGKRVNIKEDGTFITEVELFEGTNSITFILIDIAGNEFFEVIKVIRDTIPPEFIIEYPTPWLVVYDKIIEIKGKGEIGGKLTVNGEEILIREDGKFDGRFELKKAGTNVLDFILIDKAGNTTRKSIGVIWNPRVKIELIIGKIEAKVNEYTKILDYPPFIYNNRTMVPLRFISESIGATVDWDSVVRIVTITIENSEGLKKILKLSPDSNVASLNGKPYKMDTSPIIKNDRVYLPVRFIMEAFGAKVEWRSLERRILITYPGEN; this is encoded by the coding sequence ATGAAAAGAATTTTGATTTTTATACTATTAATTTTTTTAGGAATAAGTTTTCTATCAATTAAAGTAAATGCAAATGTTATAGGTGCAACTTTTAATCCAATAACTCCTGGAAATCAATTTACAGTGGGAGATGATACAGCAGGAAAAACTAATGCAAATTGGAGCATTACAATTAATTTTGATAATAATCTTCCCATTCTTCAAAATGGAGATATTTTAATAATTACATTTCCTTTGGGGTTCAATTTTAATAGTTCAACAATTAATATTACAACAAATACAATAGGAGCAACTTTTGGAGTAATAACCAAATCTTTAAATATTATAAATATCCCTGTTACTGGAAATCAAACATCTTCAGGTCAAGTTGTGATTAGTATAAATAATTCTATTAATACTACAAAAGCAGGTTCTTTGATTGGAAACTTAAAGTTAAAAAGAGGAGCAAGTTTTATTATAAATTTTAATAATAATTTTAAGGTAATTCCAAATTTAATTCAAAATATAATTATTTCACCTAATCCATACAATAGTTTTGTTGGTGAAACTAAAAATTTTGTTGCAGAAAGTTACGATGCGTATGGAAACAAAAGAACAAAAGTTCAAACATTATATGGGTGGGAAGATAAATTTGATTGGTCTATAATTCCAATATCAGATCCTGACCCAGGCGCTGCAATTTTTACAACAACGAACACTAATACTGATAATGTATCAATTCAAATGACAGATTGGGGACATATTCAACTAAAAGCACAATTTCCACCAGGAGGATCATATACTATTTATGGGATAACTGATATCTATATAATAAGTCAAATTTCCCAACCAAAAGTTGATGTAAATCCACCTTATGCAGGTTCTCCTGCAGAATATAATATAAGATTTAATCTTGGACCAAATGGAGGTGTGATAGGTGGAGTTGATTCAGTAACAATTATTTTTCCTTTTGACACTTTTATTCCTTTTGGACCTCCTTATTTTGGAGCATTAATTAATGGATATCCTGTTTCTATATCTTATGTTTCTTTAAGAACAATAAGATTAATTTTTCCATATTCATTATCAAATGGCTCTTTTGTTATAATAACATTCCCATTAAATATTGGAATAATAAATCCTTCAAAATCTGGAACATACAATCTTCAAGTTTATACAAGTAAAGAACCAACACCTGTTACCTCTCTACCTTACACAATTTATTATTCTGTTATCTCTAGACCAAAAGTTGAAGTTGAGCCAAATGTTGTTGATACAGAAGCAAAATATACCATTGAGTTTAATACAGGCACTGCAGGTGCTTTAATAAAAGATTATGATGTAATTACAATAAAATTTCCTGATGATACATATATACCAGGAGTTGCAGATAAAAACGAAGTAACAATTAATGGATTTAATCCAAGCGATCTTATTATTTCAACAGGAAGAAAAATAACATTAAAAGTTTCAATAAATATTTCAAATAACTCAAGTGTTAAAATTGTTTTTACAGATAAATTTGGAATTAAAAATCCAACAAAAAGTGGAGATTATACTCTTCAAGTTGCAACAAGTAGAGAACCAACATTTATAACATCTTATTCCTATAAAATTGTTGAATCAATTATTTCTGATTTAAAAGTTGTAGTTAGCCCTCCTGTTACAAAAGTTGAAGCAGAATATAAAATTAGTTTTAAAACAGGAAAACATGGTTCTTTGTTAGAAGGTGAAGAAATTTATTTAAAATTTCCTTCTTATACAAAACTTCCAAATGAAATTGATAAAAATTTAATTTTAGTTAATGGAATAAATTTAACAAAATCTCCTGTTGTTGATAATTCAAATAAAATTTTAACTATTAAAATACCAGTTAAAGTTGGCAATGAAGAAAAAGTTGAAATAATTATTTCAAAGGAAGCAGGAATAAAAAATCCTGATAATCCAGGAGAATATAGATTAAGGGCTTGGACATCAAAAGAGAAAACAGAAGTTTTATCTTCACCATATACTTTAATTGAATCAATATTATCTTCTATATCAACAAAAGCAATTCCACCTTCAACAAAAAGAGCAATATCACTTGAAATTGTTTTAAAAACAGGACCTGGTGGTTCATTAAATGTAAATGATTATATTTACATTAAATTTCCACAAAAAGTTGAACTTCCACAAAACATAAAGCAAGATTTAATAAAAATTAAGGGCATACCATTGTCAAAATCAGTTAATATTTCAAAAGACAAATCAATGTTAACAATTCAAACTCCTGTTCCAATTGGAAGAGAAGAAGATTTTGTTATTTATATTTCTCAGGACACAAATATAAAATTTATCGATGAAGGAGAATATTATTTAACTGTTTATACATCAAAAGAACCAACTCCAATTAATACAAAAACTTTTCTTATCTACCCACAACCTGAAACAAAAATAATCTTATCAAGACCTGAACCAGATGGAATGAATGGATTTTACAAGACAACACCAGTTATCACCTTTACCTCATCTTCAAAATATGACAAAGAACCGACAATATTTTATAAATGGGATAATGGACCTTGGAACGAATATAAAGGTCTATTAACACCACCAGAAGGAATACACACTTTGTACTATTTTGCAAAAGATAAATTAGGAAGTGAAGAAGAAATAAAAGAAAAAAGTTTTAAGGTCGATACGACAATTCCAAAAATTAATTCAATAAATATTCAAGATGGAATGTATTTTAATAAAGAAAAAATTGAACTATCTGGTTCTGTTTCAGAAAGTAGCTCGATTTTACTTATTCAAGGCAAAAGAGTTAATATAAAAGAAGATGGTACTTTTATAACAGAAGTTGAACTTTTTGAGGGAACAAATTCAATAACTTTTATATTAATAGATATTGCTGGAAATGAATTTTTTGAAGTTATAAAAGTAATAAGAGATACAATTCCACCAGAATTTATTATTGAATATCCAACACCTTGGCTTGTTGTTTATGATAAAATTATAGAAATAAAAGGTAAGGGAGAAATAGGAGGAAAACTTACGGTTAATGGTGAAGAAATTTTAATTAGAGAAGATGGAAAATTTGATGGGCGTTTTGAACTCAAAAAAGCAGGAACAAATGTTTTAGATTTTATTTTAATTGATAAGGCTGGTAATACAACAAGAAAAAGTATAGGTGTTATATGGAATCCAAGGGTTAAAATTGAGTTAATAATTGGGAAAATTGAAGCAAAAGTAAATGAGTACACAAAAATTTTAGATTATCCACCATTTATTTATAATAATAGAACTATGGTTCCATTGAGATTTATTAGTGAATCTATTGGAGCAACAGTTGATTGGGACTCAGTTGTAAGAATTGTTACAATAACAATTGAAAATAGTGAAGGATTAAAGAAAATTTTAAAATTATCACCAGATTCTAATGTTGCTTCTTTAAATGGAAAACCATATAAGATGGATACATCACCTATTATTAAAAATGATAGAGTATATTTACCAGTTAGATTTATTATGGAAGCATTTGGCGCAAAAGTTGAATGGAGGTCTTTGGAAAGAAGAATTTTAATTACTTACCCAGGGGAGAATTAA
- the preA gene encoding NAD-dependent dihydropyrimidine dehydrogenase subunit PreA — protein MFILKDLSIDFLGIKLENPFILSASPSTDELEMIIKGLEFGWAGVILKTTSVEENPVLLKYPMMSSFGSYSKKVFGLGNIDLISKYHIDEVEKRVKILKEKFPNKMIGASIMGSKKEDWQNLVYRLKKAEVDLIECSFSCPQGSMGEAPGRMLAQSVEATEKVTSWVKEAAGDTPVLIKITPQVTDIVEVAEAVKRGGADGITASNTIPSLLGIDIYTFEPYPSVFGYSSYSGLSGNAIKPITLRTIAEIKRNVDIVISGNGGAYSSRDAIEFMLVGASNVQFCTLPMVYGFRVIDELKRGLSHYLDEMGFKSPLEIVGKTIEKIKTNEELFILDIVKAKIDEEKCVGCQLCFVSCRDGGHMAIELQNGKRIPKVNEEKCVGCALCMQVCPVDAIKIYEKRGELEHYFIRR, from the coding sequence ATGTTTATATTAAAAGATTTATCTATAGATTTTCTTGGCATTAAACTTGAAAATCCTTTTATACTTTCAGCCTCGCCATCTACTGATGAATTAGAAATGATAATAAAAGGACTTGAGTTTGGTTGGGCTGGAGTTATTCTAAAGACAACTTCTGTGGAAGAAAATCCTGTTCTATTAAAATATCCAATGATGTCTTCATTTGGATCATATTCAAAAAAAGTATTTGGACTTGGAAATATAGATTTAATTTCAAAATATCATATCGATGAAGTTGAAAAAAGGGTAAAGATTCTTAAAGAGAAATTTCCAAACAAAATGATTGGTGCAAGTATAATGGGGAGTAAAAAAGAAGATTGGCAAAATTTAGTTTATAGATTAAAAAAAGCAGAAGTTGATTTAATTGAATGTTCATTTTCATGCCCCCAAGGAAGCATGGGTGAAGCTCCTGGAAGAATGCTTGCACAATCTGTTGAAGCAACAGAAAAGGTAACATCTTGGGTAAAAGAGGCTGCTGGTGATACTCCAGTTTTAATTAAAATTACTCCTCAAGTTACAGATATAGTTGAAGTTGCAGAGGCAGTTAAAAGAGGTGGTGCAGATGGAATAACAGCAAGCAATACTATACCTTCTCTTCTTGGAATAGATATTTACACATTTGAACCTTATCCTTCTGTCTTTGGTTATTCATCTTATTCAGGTCTTTCTGGTAATGCAATAAAACCAATAACTTTGAGAACAATTGCTGAAATAAAAAGAAATGTTGATATAGTAATTTCTGGAAATGGAGGTGCATATTCATCAAGAGATGCAATTGAATTTATGCTTGTAGGTGCTAGTAATGTCCAATTTTGTACACTTCCAATGGTTTATGGTTTTAGAGTAATTGATGAATTAAAAAGAGGTCTATCACATTATCTAGATGAGATGGGTTTTAAATCACCTTTAGAAATAGTTGGCAAAACAATTGAAAAAATTAAAACAAATGAAGAATTATTTATTTTAGATATAGTTAAAGCAAAAATTGATGAAGAAAAATGTGTTGGATGTCAACTATGTTTTGTAAGTTGCAGAGATGGTGGACATATGGCAATTGAATTACAAAATGGGAAAAGGATACCAAAAGTAAATGAAGAAAAATGTGTTGGATGTGCTTTATGTATGCAGGTTTGCCCTGTTGATGCTATTAAGATTTATGAAAAAAGAGGAGAATTAGAACACTATTTTATAAGAAGATGA
- the serS gene encoding serine--tRNA ligase, giving the protein MLDIKFIRSNPELIRESLKARGYSDEILDEFLRVDKERLSLLKEFEELKHNLNILSKKVAELKKSGEDIGDILLESKELSDKIENIKEKLKVVEDNLNEIVLRIPNIPHESVPKGIDSTYNIEVRRWGKIREFNFEPKTHWELGEELKILDQERASKLSGSRFSLFKGFGAHLERALINFMLDLHIKKHNYTEIFPPFLVRGEIMVGTGQLPKFGEDMYKIEEEDLWLIPTAEVPLTNLHKGEILEESELPKYYTAYTACFRREAGAAGKDTRGLIRVHQFDKVELVKIVKPEDSYFELEKLVNEAEDVLKELNLPYRVMLLSTGDMSGFSASKTYDIEVWMPSYGRYVEISSCSNCTDFQARRMNTRFRRENGKIEFVHTLNGSGVAIGRCFAALIENYQNEDGSISIPDVLIPYFGVDKIKKD; this is encoded by the coding sequence ATGCTTGATATCAAATTCATAAGAAGTAACCCAGAACTCATAAGAGAATCACTTAAAGCAAGAGGGTATTCAGATGAAATTTTAGATGAATTTTTAAGAGTTGATAAAGAAAGGTTATCGCTTTTAAAAGAATTTGAAGAACTTAAACATAATTTAAACATTTTATCAAAAAAAGTTGCAGAACTTAAAAAAAGTGGAGAAGATATAGGAGACATTCTTCTTGAATCAAAAGAGCTCTCTGATAAGATTGAAAATATAAAAGAAAAATTAAAAGTAGTTGAAGATAATTTAAATGAGATAGTTTTAAGAATACCAAATATTCCTCATGAAAGTGTACCTAAGGGTATTGATAGTACATATAACATAGAAGTAAGAAGATGGGGAAAAATTAGAGAATTCAATTTTGAGCCTAAAACTCACTGGGAATTAGGGGAAGAACTTAAAATTCTTGATCAAGAAAGAGCAAGTAAACTCTCTGGGTCAAGATTTAGTTTATTTAAAGGATTTGGCGCTCATCTAGAAAGAGCACTTATTAATTTTATGTTAGATTTACATATTAAAAAACATAATTATACTGAGATATTTCCTCCTTTTCTTGTAAGGGGTGAAATTATGGTTGGAACTGGTCAACTTCCTAAATTTGGTGAAGATATGTATAAAATTGAAGAGGAAGATTTGTGGCTTATACCTACTGCTGAAGTCCCTTTAACCAATTTACATAAAGGTGAAATTTTAGAAGAAAGTGAACTTCCAAAATATTATACTGCTTATACAGCATGCTTTAGAAGAGAAGCTGGTGCAGCAGGAAAAGATACAAGAGGATTAATAAGAGTTCATCAATTTGACAAAGTTGAACTAGTTAAAATTGTTAAACCAGAAGACTCTTATTTTGAACTTGAAAAACTTGTAAATGAAGCAGAAGATGTTTTAAAAGAACTTAATCTCCCTTATAGAGTAATGCTACTTTCAACTGGGGATATGTCGGGATTTTCTGCAAGTAAAACTTATGACATTGAAGTATGGATGCCATCTTATGGAAGATATGTAGAAATATCTTCTTGTTCAAATTGTACTGATTTTCAAGCAAGAAGAATGAATACGAGGTTTAGAAGAGAAAATGGAAAAATTGAATTTGTTCATACATTAAATGGTTCAGGAGTAGCAATAGGAAGGTGCTTTGCTGCATTGATTGAAAACTATCAAAATGAAGATGGCTCAATATCAATTCCTGATGTATTGATACCATATTTTGGAGTTGATAAAATAAAAAAAGACTAG
- a CDS encoding (2Fe-2S)-binding protein has protein sequence MKKIVINFKLNGEEIVDEVPVNKTLVEYLRDNLHLTGTKEGCSKGECGACTVIIDGNIYDSCLILMPEVNNKEVITIEGIKDKADFIDYLIDEGSFQCGFCASGFVVTLYSTLEKRRLTNIDELREAISGNLCRCTGYKKIIDAIKKYLEKFEG, from the coding sequence ATGAAAAAAATAGTTATAAATTTTAAATTAAATGGAGAAGAAATAGTTGATGAAGTCCCTGTTAATAAAACTTTAGTTGAATATTTAAGAGATAATTTACATCTTACTGGAACAAAAGAGGGGTGCTCAAAAGGAGAGTGTGGGGCTTGTACAGTAATAATTGATGGTAATATTTATGATTCTTGTCTTATTTTAATGCCAGAAGTTAATAATAAAGAGGTAATTACAATTGAAGGAATTAAAGACAAGGCTGATTTTATTGATTATTTAATAGATGAAGGTTCATTTCAATGTGGTTTTTGTGCTTCAGGCTTTGTAGTAACTTTATATTCTACTCTTGAAAAAAGAAGGTTAACTAATATAGATGAGTTAAGAGAGGCTATTTCTGGAAATTTATGTAGATGCACTGGGTATAAGAAAATTATTGATGCAATTAAAAAATATTTAGAAAAATTTGAGGGGTAA
- a CDS encoding FAD-dependent oxidoreductase — translation MNEKILEKIALERAVIESERCLFCFDAPCEKGCPINLPISNFIYFIKNKNFKSAYELIRENHPLISIAGCVCPEEILCQVNCTRGMIDEPIKIRELHNFLTEYFTDNRNLYLPDYRYEEVAIIGGGPASLSCAFYLRTLGYKPVMFSDEIGGIPLKEISNFRLKDDALKKDLDFIKENFIYKFENKKIEKLDEVLGIYKAIFIGIGLSDEIELQIDGIEKKGVYKGREVLRKIKRGDNLEFGERIGIIGGGNVAFEIANTLKTIYPDKEILILYRRGVSDLKCYPEEFNRAKKLKVDFFFGVIPNEIVGKDKVEGLKVCQVSLKEEDKDGRRKPEKIEDSEFIIPLSDIIIAIGQKLEDEIFPELLRENGLIKVNENYMTNIKGVFAGGDCINGGDTITRAANEGKLAAFKIHEYMRRI, via the coding sequence ATGAATGAAAAGATATTAGAAAAAATAGCCCTTGAAAGGGCAGTGATAGAATCAGAAAGGTGTCTTTTTTGTTTTGATGCACCCTGTGAAAAAGGATGTCCAATAAATCTTCCAATTTCAAATTTTATCTATTTTATAAAAAATAAAAACTTTAAATCTGCCTATGAATTGATAAGAGAAAATCATCCCTTAATTTCTATTGCTGGTTGTGTGTGCCCTGAAGAAATTTTATGTCAAGTCAATTGTACAAGAGGAATGATAGACGAACCTATAAAAATCAGAGAACTACATAATTTTTTAACTGAATATTTTACTGACAACCGAAATCTATATCTTCCAGATTATAGATATGAAGAGGTTGCCATAATTGGCGGTGGTCCAGCCTCTCTTTCTTGTGCATTTTACTTAAGAACTTTAGGTTATAAACCAGTTATGTTTTCTGATGAAATAGGTGGTATTCCACTTAAAGAAATTTCAAACTTTAGATTAAAAGATGATGCTCTCAAAAAAGATTTGGATTTTATAAAAGAAAATTTTATATACAAATTTGAAAATAAAAAAATTGAAAAACTTGATGAGGTTTTAGGAATTTATAAAGCGATATTTATAGGAATTGGTCTTTCAGATGAAATTGAACTTCAAATTGATGGAATAGAAAAAAAGGGTGTTTATAAAGGAAGAGAGGTTTTAAGAAAAATTAAAAGAGGTGATAATTTAGAATTTGGAGAAAGAATAGGAATTATTGGTGGAGGGAATGTTGCTTTCGAAATTGCAAATACATTAAAGACAATCTATCCAGATAAAGAAATTTTAATTTTATACAGAAGAGGTGTTAGTGACTTAAAATGTTACCCCGAAGAGTTTAATAGAGCAAAAAAACTTAAAGTAGATTTCTTTTTTGGAGTAATTCCAAATGAGATAGTAGGAAAAGATAAAGTTGAAGGATTAAAAGTTTGCCAGGTTAGTTTAAAAGAAGAAGATAAAGATGGTAGAAGGAAACCTGAAAAAATAGAAGATAGTGAATTTATTATTCCATTATCAGATATTATAATTGCAATTGGTCAAAAATTAGAAGATGAAATATTTCCTGAACTATTAAGAGAAAATGGATTAATAAAAGTTAATGAAAACTATATGACAAACATAAAAGGAGTTTTTGCTGGTGGTGATTGTATAAATGGAGGTGACACAATAACTAGAGCGGCTAATGAGGGAAAGTTAGCAGCATTCAAAATTCATGAATATATGAGGAGGATATAA